TCAAACTAATAATTTAATCAATAGTTAATTATtagaaatacatacatttttaagatggggtctcactgtgtcacccaggttggagtgcagtggcatgatctcggttcactgcaacctccacctcacaggctcaagcaatcctcccacctcagcctccaaagtagctgggaccacaggcacgtgccactatgcctgactaattttttgtatcgtttgttagagacggggttttgccatgttgccctggctgatctGGAGCTCCTGAGCTAAAGTTAGCTAAAGTCGCACCCGAGGCGGGAATTCTCCCCATGACCCTCCAGTGGTCCCCGCACAATCCGGGGGAGACGCGGGGCTGCGGGCGCGGAGCTGTCCAGAGAGGGCTCCGGGGCTGGGGGCAAAGTCGCCACGCAGGGACGCGACAGGACGCCCGAGGTCCTGACTGCCGGCCGGCCCAGGGCCACCCTGTGGCCCAGGGACCGAGGGCCGAGCTGCGCCATGGGAACTCGGGTCCCAGACCCTGGAGTCGCCCGCGGGAGGCCCGCGTAAAGCCACAGCCGGTTCCAGTCAGCCCCTCCTCCCGCGTGTCGGGACCCCTGCCCGGCACACTCACCATTTCCTGGACTCCAGGGTGTCCTGGCATCCTCCTTACGGCTATTCTGGCCATAGCTGGGCAAATCGCGACACATCCTGCGCGTCATGACACACCCTCTGCGCGTTCGGAGAAGCCGAGAGCTACTCGACGGCTCGAAGgcgaggggaaaaaaaaaaaaccctaacccACGGGCTTCGGCGTGTCGCCCCGCCCGCTGTCCTACAGCACGCTTGATTGGACAGCTGGCGCGGCCCCGCCCTCAGAACTCTTGATTGGATAGTGCCCTAGGCCCCTCCCCCGGGGGGGCCACAGTGCAAAGAGGAGAGATAAAGCAAGCGCCAGAGAGGAGCCAGAATGACAGGTTCTTGGCCATTGCCCTTGCCAGTTTGGGCATCTTCCCTGATCCATTTTCCCCTATCAGTAAGTTAAATGAGTCAAAGATCCTCAAACCTACTGTTTAAATAAGATACCAGCAGGACATGCCCTCGCCAGAGGACATTGGAATTTAAGAACTTGCTCCTGGCTTTCCAGAGCTGGCACTGGTGTCTCCCTGTACTAATgggcctttctttcttcttcctcttggaCAAAAGGGAATTGCATTCTCAGTGGCCAAAGGAACGATCCTCGTGCCTCAGAGCAGGAGGGGTACCTAGACCAGGCCACATTGGAACATGGGGGAGGGCTTGATGTCCTGCAGGGGTCAGGAATTTGGAAAGAAAGGCTGTTGGTGGCATGGCGAAGGGTTCCTCACACCTTATCCTTATCCCTCAGtctactcattttcttttctctctttttttttttttttttccagagtctcactctgtcgcccaggttgaagtgcagtggcgtggcgtcatctcgggtcactgcaacctctgcctcctgggttcaagcaattctcctgcctcagcctcccgagtagctgagattacaggcacccatcaccacacccggctaatttttgtattttagtagagacggagtttcaccttgttggtcaggctggtctcaaattcctgacctcagataatccaactgccttggccttgcaaagtgctgggattacaggagtgcgccaccgtgcccggcctgtctaCTCATTTTCagccaaaaaattaaaacacaccaACAAGGGAATATAGTTATTTAATATACGGGAAAAAGGGGAATTATATGACAGCAATATGCTATAAAGGaacaaaaagggaagaaaaggaaacctcTGAATTGGTTCATTTAAGCAGTCTACTGCACTACCATTTACAAGGAAAACGccagaccgggcgcagtggctcaagcctgtaatctcagcactttgggaggccgaggcgggtggatcacgaggtcaggagatcgagactatcctggctaacatggtgaaaccccgtctctactaaaaatacaaaaaactagccgggcgtggtggcgggcgcctgtagtctcagctacttgggaggctgaggcgggagaatggcgtgaacccgggaggcggagcttgcagtgagccgagatcacgccactgcactccagcctgggagacacagcgagactccgtctcaaaaaaaaaaaaaaaaaaaaacacacacacaaggaaaACGCCAAGTGACAAACATATTCCTAAGCTTGGGAGTCAGACTTTGTTGAAAGGAGCCCAAGAGTCTATCAGTCCCTGGTGATGAGGCAGAGAAACCTAACGATTTAACTCTGGGAGCTCAACATGCCCTCCTGTTCCCACCTCATGTGGGAACAATCTCGCCTTCAAGatctttattttcaaaagcaaGAAACTCTCACCTGGAGTCAGTTTAAGGTTCTGCCCTAAATAAATTGTCAACTTTATAAACCCTTCCTCCAGCAAACAACCCAAATGAGACTTTCTCTAAGTCTCACCTTTacagattgtctttttttttttttttttttttaatttttgagacagagtcttgctctgttgctgaggctggagtacagtggtgtgatctcggttcactgcaacctctgcctcccaggttcaagtgattctcctgtctcagcctctcaaaaagTAGGGTTTACAGGCGAgcgcaaccacacctggctaatttttgtatttttaatagagacggggttttgccatgttggccaggctggtctcaaactcctgacctcaggtgatccgcctgccttggcctcccaaagtgctgggattacaggcgcctttGGTgttcttaaacacacacacacagctccttCCCCAACCCagtcacaaagatactcctacATCTGATGCTAactttgtgtttttgcttttcatcATTTTAATGTGTGTTAACTTTCATATATGATATGAGATAAAGGTGTCAGTTCATCTTTCTGCAGGTTAATATccaattgtcccagcaccatgTTGAAAACACTTTCCCCATTATCTTGGGGCATTTGTAGAAAATCAACAGACCATAAATGAAGATTATTTCTGgtctctctgttctgttctattggtctatgtctAACGTTACACCAGTATATCCGGCTAATGTACTACCTGCCCTGATGATCGATAGCCCCACTTCATTCCACAAGATTGCTTTGCAGGTCCAGAAATGGTTTCAGAGCCAGGAGAAaaatctctttattattattatttaatttatgccattgagacacagtctcactctgtcacccaggctggagtgcagaggcatgatcatggctcactacagcctcaaactcctgggttcaagttatcctcccacctagtaactgggactacaagcacatgtcagcatgcctgactgatttttttttttctgagacagggtctcgctctgttgcccaggctggcatgcagtggcacaatcatggctcactccaaTCTCACCCtgccaagctcaagcaatccttccacctcagcttcctgaatagctgagactacaggtgtgcaccactacacccaactaatttttaaaattgtttgtagacacagggtctccctatgttgctgagactagtctcaaattcctggactcaagtgatcctcctgccttagcctcccaaagtgttgggattacaggcttgagccaccatgcctggaccccTGGCTATGAGAATTTGGGAAGCATTCCAATCACAAGTAGATAGTTTATCCACACCTGGATACTCCAAAATCACTGCACCCTGGATACACTGACTGTCTGCCCAGCAAGGAGGAGAGTGAGCAACCACTGCTGGAAAATACTGCTTTTATGTGCATGACATGAGAAAAATTGTGTCTAATTTACACAttctaaaaaagaagagaaggctgggcacggtggctcatgcctgtaatcccagcactttgggaggccaaagagggtggatcacaaggtcaggaaattgagaccatcctggctaacatggtgaaaccctgtctctactaaaaatacaaaattagccaggcgtggtggtgggtgcctgtaatcccagctactcgggaggccgaggcaggagaattgcttgaacccggtaggcagaggttgcagtaagccaagatagcactattgcactccagcctgggcaacaagagcgaaactccgtgtcaaaaattaaaacaaaataaaataaagatggagtttcactatgttccccaggctggtcttgaactcctggcctcaagcgatcctcagtCCCCTCAGGCTgagccccacctcagcctcccagagtgctggaattacagatgcatgtcaccacacctggccaatagtTAATATTTCTTTGATGATGCAAATTTTCTGGACACTATACATGAGTTAATTTGGATTGGATTTTCCCAAATTACTTAAATTACAGGATTTCTCCCCAATGAGCACTGGGATGAGGAGACTTCAATCCACCAAagtggtatacatatatatatctccatggAGGTGATACTTAGGTCATCTCATCAGAAAACACTCATACTTGTCTACAAATAGATGTTGCATATGGCATTAGTTCCATCCtcagaaatttatatatatttgcaagaaatattattttaagtcaATAGTATATGCTATCATGAATACAGGATATGCTTACTCCATAAGCAGCAAACTGACTCCTTCACAGTTTTAACAGATTTCCAGTTGTTTTGTCTTCAGTTTCCTAAGAAGACAATGCTATAATCTCCAACCACATTATTTGCTTCTTCCATCCCATTCTTCATATTGATCATTGTTTTGTGACATTAGTTGACTTCTGTAATGATAAATGACTAGGGTAAAATagatatatttgctttttgttaGGTTCCATTCCTCATTTCAATGGGAAGCCTCTCACACACTCTCATCATGCTCTGCTATAAAACAGCTTAACCAAGAATCATATATCCAGCAAAGCTCATGTacaatacagaaacaaaaattaaatttttctgttATGCTGAAGAAAAAGTGTAAGTGATGTTCTTGCCTTCTAACACTGTATCACTGCCACAGCCACTTGATCAAGGCATCATCAAGCAGATTAAGGTAATTTACACCcacttcaacttttttttttctttttgagaccgagtctcgctctgtcacccggactggagtgcagcgatacaattttggctcactgcaacctctgcctcctgggttcaagtgattctcctgccacagccttccaagtagctggaactacatgtgcatgacaccaagcccagctaatttttgtatttttagtagagatggggtttcaccatgttgaccaggctggtctctagcttttgacctcaagtgatccatctgcctcagcctcctaaagtgctagcattatgggtgtgagccagtgcgcccagcttCACCTCATTTATACAATTTATGTTGCCCTGATTCTAACCCTGACTGTACCACAGTATATTTATGGAAGAGCTTCACAATTGCAGATACAACTGTGCTTACTGCAGAGGCTGTAGACGTCCTAAAGGCCAGGACACCCAAAGCATATTGGAAGCCATTAGAGTGAGGGAGTAAGTGATTTCAGGGGTTTCCCCAAGACTGATACAGCAGTCAGGAATATCTTAAGTGTTGCAAAGAAAGTTGGTGGAAAGGGCTATCTCTGACAGGAATAAAAACAACATTGAGGAACataaaagaagacagagaaaccCTTACtaataaggaaactgaagatTTACTGAAATCCTCTAcaagtgatgatgatgatgatgatgatgcaaAAGATTAAGGAGGAGCAGTGCCATTGATTTGGACACACGAAAAATTTGCAGCAGATTTGGGGCATCTCTAGCCTCTGCAAGGTGCAAGTGTTAAAGATTATCAACCTCAACTAAGATCCTTTGACGGAAAAAAGCTTCTGTGTCCTATAAGGGAAAATATGCAAATGAACACTGTAAGGATTTTTTAGGGattcaaagaaaaagaactaGCTTCCTAAAACAATGTTTCTAACTAAATATCTGCAAATATGAAGACATACCCTTCAACACAAAGATCTTCAGCCCTCAAGCTGGACAGATCCCAACGTTAGTATTAGTTAGCCTCCTGCAAAGAGTCAACATCTTCAATCAGAACCTGGGTCTTCCAACATAGATGAAGGTCTTGATGTCCTGTCAAGATTCAAGTTAGCCTGAGGTCTCACTGTTTATCTATGATGCCACACATCTAGTCACCTCTACGTATCACATTAGGCACCATACAGCAATCATCATTGTCATAACCATCATAATACTTGGGTTATCAAGAGAGAAGACCCAGAATTGTGGTTGGTGTTAACACATTCTTTCAGGTCATTAAACAAAAGTAATCCGAGTATTGAAACAAGAAATTGTAACATCATAGGTGATATATTCTATGTGGATAGGCCTGCAATAGTTGAGTCTGTAGTAAAcacatacagattttttttcttatgattccctaaacaatacaacTATGTACACAGCTTTTACAACGCATGAGATATTTTAATTAATCTAGACATGATATAGAGTATACAGGAGAATGTGGGTAGGtacatgcaaatattccaaagaGCTGGCATCTGTGGATTTAGGTATACTCAGGGTGTACTGGAACCAATCTTCTTGCATATATCAGGGAGCAACTCTATTCgaaagaaatagaaacttgtttttttgcgatggagtctcgatctgtcacccaagctggagtgcagtagcatgatctcagctcactgcaacctccacctcctgggttcaagggattctcctgcctcagcctcctgagtagctgggaactacaggtgcgagccactatgcctggctaattctttttttatttttagtagagatggggtttcaccatgttagccaggctggtcttgatctcctggcctcgtgatccgcccgcctcagcctcccaaagtgctaggattacaggcgtgagccactgcacccagcctggaaacTTCTTAAGGCTTTACCATGTTTACATTTATAGGATTTATTTCTTTCAAGTATCAAAATGTGATAAAGCTAATGAATGCTTTCCCACATTCCGTACACTTATAGAATATCCTTCCAGTGAGTCCTTTTATGTCTGTTAAAGGAACTGAGAgaactgaaggctttcccacattccttacattcatagggcttctctccagtgtgagttctttCATGTTCTCGACAGAAACTGGAACGACTGAAGGCTTTACCACagtgtttacattcatagggtctttctccagtgtgagtcctttcatgtCTTAGAAGGAAAGAGGGCCAAAAGAATGCTTTCCTGCATTGCTTACATTCATATGGCTTCTCTGCCGTGTGAGTCCTTTCATGAGTTTTTAAGTAACTGAAAcgactgaaggctttcccacaagTTTGACACTCATAAGATTTTTCTTCACTGTGAGTCCTTTCATGGCGacaaaagtatttaaaagaactaaatgctttcccacattccttacattcgtaAGGCTCCTCTTCACTGTGTGTTGTTTCATgactttgaaaggaaaaaaaatcactaaaagcttttccacatttacatttatagggttgCTCTCCAGTGTGTGTAGTTTCATGTTTTCGAAGGGAACTGGAAATAcggaaggctttcccacattgcttgcattcatagggtttctctccagtgtgagtcctttcatgtCTTTGAAATACACTGGGAGAAtcaaaggctttcccacatacCATGCATTTATGAGGGCCATCTCCAGTGTGTGCCATCATGTGTCTTCGAAAGCTTGAGCGATGAGATAACAATTTCCCACATtgcttacattcatagggtttctctagAATGTGAGTTCCCTCATGAATTCGTGCTGAACCAGGAAAATCAAAGCCTTTCCCACATATCTTACATTTGTGAGGTCCATCTCCACTGTGCATTATCATGTGTCTTTGAAAGCTTCCAAGATGACAAAACGCTTTCCCACACTGTTTACAtgtatagggtttctctccagtgtgagttctttGATGTACTCGAAGGGAACCGGAAacactgaaggctttcccacattgttcacatttgtaaggtttctctccagtatgagttctTTCATGTCTTAGATATGAACTATAATCAGGGAAGGCTTTGGAACACTGCTTACATTCAtacggtttctctccagtgtgtaTTTTTTCATGTCTTAGATAGGAACTGTAAACAGGGAAGGCTTTAGAACAGTGCTT
The sequence above is a segment of the Macaca nemestrina isolate mMacNem1 chromosome 20, mMacNem.hap1, whole genome shotgun sequence genome. Coding sequences within it:
- the LOC105468780 gene encoding zinc finger protein 44 isoform X7; its protein translation is MDSVAFEDVAVNFTHEEWALLGPSQKILYRDVMRETIRNLNCVGMKWENQNIDDQYQNLRRNPRCDVVERFGKSKDGSQCEETLSQIRNSTVNKNTPARVDACESSVNGEVIMGHSSLNCYIRVDTGHKHRECHEYAEKPYTHKQCGKGLSYRHSFRTRERPYTGKKPYDCKECGKTFSSPGNLRRHMVVQGGDGPYKCELCGKAFFWPSLLRMHERTHTGEKPYECKHCSKAFPVYSSYLRHEKIHTGEKPYECKQCSKAFPDYSSYLRHERTHTGEKPYKCEQCGKAFSVSGSLRVHQRTHTGEKPYTCKQCGKAFCHLGSFQRHMIMHSGDGPHKCKICGKGFDFPGSARIHEGTHILEKPYECKQCGKLLSHRSSFRRHMMAHTGDGPHKCMVCGKAFDSPSVFQRHERTHTGEKPYECKQCGKAFRISSSLRKHETTHTGEQPYKCKCGKAFSDFFSFQSHETTHSEEEPYECKECGKAFSSFKYFCRHERTHSEEKSYECQTCGKAFSRFSYLKTHERTHTAEKPYECKQCRKAFFWPSFLLRHERTHTGERPYECKHCGKAFSRSSFCREHERTHTGEKPYECKECGKAFSSLSSFNRHKRTHWKDIL
- the LOC105468780 gene encoding zinc finger protein 44 isoform X9, with product MKWENQNIDDQYQNLRRNPRCDVVERFGKSKDGSQCEETLSQIRNSTVNKNTPARVDACESSVNGEVIMGHSSLNCYIRVDTGHKHRECHEYAEKPYTHKQCGKGLSYRHSFRTRERPYTGKKPYDCKECGKTFSSPGNLRRHMVVQGGDGPYKCELCGKAFFWPSLLRMHERTHTGEKPYECKHCSKAFPVYSSYLRHEKIHTGEKPYECKQCSKAFPDYSSYLRHERTHTGEKPYKCEQCGKAFSVSGSLRVHQRTHTGEKPYTCKQCGKAFCHLGSFQRHMIMHSGDGPHKCKICGKGFDFPGSARIHEGTHILEKPYECKQCGKLLSHRSSFRRHMMAHTGDGPHKCMVCGKAFDSPSVFQRHERTHTGEKPYECKQCGKAFRISSSLRKHETTHTGEQPYKCKCGKAFSDFFSFQSHETTHSEEEPYECKECGKAFSSFKYFCRHERTHSEEKSYECQTCGKAFSRFSYLKTHERTHTAEKPYECKQCRKAFFWPSFLLRHERTHTGERPYECKHCGKAFSRSSFCREHERTHTGEKPYECKECGKAFSSLSSFNRHKRTHWKDIL
- the LOC105468780 gene encoding zinc finger protein 44 isoform X5, producing MFPGTGRVIAQGGSPPCQGLGLEPVHPAALSIVRWLPLSLSAQEAGPGALSNQSRGQVPENCQSEPLRRGGCDVLGASGLFTLVTSVPCSVTERRPGTSVVASVALGPTLATGGVGRTRDTAQPGNGMKWENQNIDDQYQNLRRNPRCDVVERFGKSKDGSQCEETLSQIRNSTVNKNTPARVDACESSVNGEVIMGHSSLNCYIRVDTGHKHRECHEYAEKPYTHKQCGKGLSYRHSFRTRERPYTGKKPYDCKECGKTFSSPGNLRRHMVVQGGDGPYKCELCGKAFFWPSLLRMHERTHTGEKPYECKHCSKAFPVYSSYLRHEKIHTGEKPYECKQCSKAFPDYSSYLRHERTHTGEKPYKCEQCGKAFSVSGSLRVHQRTHTGEKPYTCKQCGKAFCHLGSFQRHMIMHSGDGPHKCKICGKGFDFPGSARIHEGTHILEKPYECKQCGKLLSHRSSFRRHMMAHTGDGPHKCMVCGKAFDSPSVFQRHERTHTGEKPYECKQCGKAFRISSSLRKHETTHTGEQPYKCKCGKAFSDFFSFQSHETTHSEEEPYECKECGKAFSSFKYFCRHERTHSEEKSYECQTCGKAFSRFSYLKTHERTHTAEKPYECKQCRKAFFWPSFLLRHERTHTGERPYECKHCGKAFSRSSFCREHERTHTGEKPYECKECGKAFSSLSSFNRHKRTHWKDIL
- the LOC105468780 gene encoding zinc finger protein 44 isoform X8, with the protein product MRETIRNLNCVGMKWENQNIDDQYQNLRRNPRCDVVERFGKSKDGSQCEETLSQIRNSTVNKNTPARVDACESSVNGEVIMGHSSLNCYIRVDTGHKHRECHEYAEKPYTHKQCGKGLSYRHSFRTRERPYTGKKPYDCKECGKTFSSPGNLRRHMVVQGGDGPYKCELCGKAFFWPSLLRMHERTHTGEKPYECKHCSKAFPVYSSYLRHEKIHTGEKPYECKQCSKAFPDYSSYLRHERTHTGEKPYKCEQCGKAFSVSGSLRVHQRTHTGEKPYTCKQCGKAFCHLGSFQRHMIMHSGDGPHKCKICGKGFDFPGSARIHEGTHILEKPYECKQCGKLLSHRSSFRRHMMAHTGDGPHKCMVCGKAFDSPSVFQRHERTHTGEKPYECKQCGKAFRISSSLRKHETTHTGEQPYKCKCGKAFSDFFSFQSHETTHSEEEPYECKECGKAFSSFKYFCRHERTHSEEKSYECQTCGKAFSRFSYLKTHERTHTAEKPYECKQCRKAFFWPSFLLRHERTHTGERPYECKHCGKAFSRSSFCREHERTHTGEKPYECKECGKAFSSLSSFNRHKRTHWKDIL
- the LOC105468780 gene encoding zinc finger protein 44 isoform X6 produces the protein MALVITAITAIIKLLIVTGCPAFLRCFLPSVDSFLICPQDSVAFEDVAVNFTHEEWALLGPSQKILYRDVMRETIRNLNCVGMKWENQNIDDQYQNLRRNPRCDVVERFGKSKDGSQCEETLSQIRNSTVNKNTPARVDACESSVNGEVIMGHSSLNCYIRVDTGHKHRECHEYAEKPYTHKQCGKGLSYRHSFRTRERPYTGKKPYDCKECGKTFSSPGNLRRHMVVQGGDGPYKCELCGKAFFWPSLLRMHERTHTGEKPYECKHCSKAFPVYSSYLRHEKIHTGEKPYECKQCSKAFPDYSSYLRHERTHTGEKPYKCEQCGKAFSVSGSLRVHQRTHTGEKPYTCKQCGKAFCHLGSFQRHMIMHSGDGPHKCKICGKGFDFPGSARIHEGTHILEKPYECKQCGKLLSHRSSFRRHMMAHTGDGPHKCMVCGKAFDSPSVFQRHERTHTGEKPYECKQCGKAFRISSSLRKHETTHTGEQPYKCKCGKAFSDFFSFQSHETTHSEEEPYECKECGKAFSSFKYFCRHERTHSEEKSYECQTCGKAFSRFSYLKTHERTHTAEKPYECKQCRKAFFWPSFLLRHERTHTGERPYECKHCGKAFSRSSFCREHERTHTGEKPYECKECGKAFSSLSSFNRHKRTHWKDIL